Proteins co-encoded in one Bradyrhizobium sp. 170 genomic window:
- a CDS encoding DUF1127 domain-containing protein — translation MLLSLIRMIQAFRDYQRNVSELSQLSDRELADIGLDRSDIPRVAAGTYAG, via the coding sequence ATGCTACTCTCGCTCATCCGCATGATCCAGGCGTTCCGGGATTATCAGCGCAATGTCAGCGAACTGTCCCAGCTTAGCGATCGCGAACTGGCCGATATCGGCCTCGATCGTTCGGACATTCCGCGCGTTGCAGCCGGAACCTACGCCGGCTGA